GTGGTGCGGCGTGACCCTGGCAAAGATCGATGCCGTGCCTACCAGCCTGTCCAGTTCATCGTCCCCGGCCGCTTCGACGTCTGCGCCGAGTACGACACCATGATGAGTATCGCCATTACACATCCCCAAGCTACGACCAATCGCCGCAGCGGTCTCGGGGTGATCCCCGGTGACCATGCACACCCTAATCCCTGTTTCTGTGCAGGACCTGATCGCATCCTGAACACCGGGCCGGAGCGGGTCAATCATCCCCACGAAACCGAGCAGCTCAAGATTCTGGGGGAGTTGACCATCGCTGGCGGTAGACATATTCACCGATGGATGGTGTGCGATCGCAAGGACCCTAAGCCCTTGCCGGGCCATTTCGGCCGTCGTCTCGTTCTGCCGCGCATGTTCTTGCGGTGACAACGCGCAGGCCCGCAAGATGACCTCTGGCGCTCCCTTCACAAACACCTGCACCGCATGCTCACCGCGATCTCCCAATTCAGAGGCACGATGAAACGAGGCCGAGAACTGGCGTTCCGGCTCAAACGGGATCGACGTGACTTGGGGCTGTCGGTCAAGCAACGCTTCGCGAGCGATGCCCAGCTTCAGTGACATCGACAGCAGGGCAACATCAGTGGGGTCGCCGCGCCATGTCCATTCATCATGCGTTCTGCGGAGTTCACCCTCATTGCATAGCGCCGCACCTGCCACGAGGGTGTAAAGGCCGGGATGTTTACCCAAGTCGACGGGTGTATTGCCAAAGGTAACTTGCCCATTAGGAGCAAAGCCGACGCCGTCTACAGAATAGGCAGAGCCATCGGCCTGGCGAATCTCGCTGACCGACATCTCGTTGCATGTCAGGGTCCCGGTCTTGTCTGTAGCGATGTAGGTACAGCTGCCCAATCCTTCCACCGATCCGAGGCGGCGGACAATGACCCCCTTCCGGGCCATTCGGGTCGTGGCGATCGACAAGGCTACCGTGATACAGACCGGCAGCCCCTCCGGGATCACACTGACCACAAGGGCCACGGCAAAGATCGCCATCGTGGGAACATCCCGGCCCTGCGCCAGCACGCCCAAGACCGCGATGAGGATCGCGGCCAGCAAGACCAAAACGCCCAAACGCTGAGTGAACCGACGCAGGCGAGACAGTAGTGGAGGAACACCTCCCTCGATCTGGACAACATCACTTGCCAACTGACCGATGCTTGTCGAAGACCCCGTCGCGACAACGATACCTTGAGCCCGGCCCAACGTCACGGCCGTTCCTGCCCAAGCCATATTCTCTTGGTCTGAGGTCGGTGTATCGGCTTTTCCAAACCACGCAGTGTTCTTGCCGACCGACATCGACTCGCCGGTCAAGAGCGATTCATCGATCTCAAGCCCGCGCGCCTCGACAAGCCGGAGGTCCGCCGGGACCCGATCGCCCGATTCCATTAGAACGATGTCGCCCGGGACCAGTTCTTGACAATCTATGTTTCGGACCTCGCCCCCCCGCGATACAGCGGTTGTCATCCGGAGTAGTTTCTGCAGAGCACGAGAACTGTGCTCGGCCTTCTGCTCTTGGATCGCGCCGATGATCGCATTCAAGACCAGGACACCAGCGATAAACCCGGCATCTGAATGATGCCCGATCCAGAGGGACAGCAACGACGCCACGGCGAGGATATAGACCATCGGGCTCATGAACTGCCGGGCAACAATCTGCCATAATCGCACCGCAGGGGCAGTAGGCAATGCGTTGAGCCCATAACTTTCCTGCCGCCGATTCGCCTCGCGGTCCGAAAGCCCCGCCCGATCTGTATCCAACTGCTGCAAGACGCATTCGACACTCAGCGCACACCAAGCGCCGGATTCGTCTTGTCTCGCTTTACTGGAAGTCGTACTTGGGCAAGCGATATCATCCATCAGAGCGCACCAGGAATCCAGAATCTTTGGTCGCTACCCCTACAGGGACTAAGGAAACGGCCGTGGCTTTGTAAGCGGGGCAGTTCGATTCCGGGTCCCGCCAAGGCCCGACGAGACGATTCGTGTGCACCGCAGCGTCATGGAACGACATGAAAACTGTACCGCCTGCGACCTGGCCCGACAGGTGTACTTTCACACGGGTCTCCCCCCATCGGCTCGCAACCCGGACGTCATCCCCTTCATGTAAACCAATCGCGTCCGCATCTTGAGGGTGGATGTCAATCCGATCTGTCGCTGTCAGCTGGATGTTGTCCGTGCGGCGTGTCATCGTCCCGGTGTTGTAATGCTGCAGGACTCGCCCGGTAATCAATGTGAATGGATAGTCATCGCCAGGCGGCTCCGGGTTCTTCCGATGCTCAACACATGCCAGCTTCCCCTTGCCTCGCAAGAAGCCAGCATGATGCATGGTTGCCGTGCCGGGATGATCGGCCTCGGGGCAAGGCCATTGAATCCCATCACCCGTCAACCGGGAGAAACTCATACCGCCAAAGAGTGCCGGGGCAGTTGCGGCGATCTCATCCATGATCTCGCTTGAGGACTCGTGGGACCAGTCTTCTCCCATCTCTCGCGCAACTTCAAGCACGACGCGCCAGTCCGGCCACGCCTCGCCGGGTGGCTGACAGGCCGGGCGAACACGCTGGACCCGGCGTTCACCATTGGTGTAGGTTCCATCGGACTCCAAACAACCGGCAACGGGGAGGACCAGATGGGCCAGCTTCGCGGTTTCGCACAGGAAGAGGTCTTGGACCACTAGGAGGTCGAGCTGCTTCAGCGCATCTACCGCGTGGTTCTGATTCGGCTCGCTGTGCGCAAGGTCTTCGCCCATCACCCACATACCACGCAACTGCCCGGCGGCGGCCGCATCGAGCATCTCGGGGATCGTGAGCCCTTGCTGAAAAGGAGGAGTTACCCCCCAGAGATTCTGAAGGCGACGCCGGACTTCCTCGTCTTCCAATGACTGATAGCCGGTGACGAGCGCGGGCATGCAGCCCATATCCGCCGCCCCCTGGACGTTGTTTTGCCCGCGGAGCGGTAGCATGCCGGCCCCCTCGATCCCGATAGAGCCGGTCAGCATCCCCAGATTGCATAACGCTCGGATGGAGTCGGTTCCCTGCTCCTGCTCCGATAGACCCAGGCCATGGACGAACAAGACGGGGCCGCAAGATCCGAGCAGATCCGCAGCCGATTCCACCAACGATCGCTCGACACCCGAAGCCTCGGAAAGGAAATCCATCGACCGACCCAGCAGAAAGCGAGCCAGTTCTTCGTATCCCTCACAGCGTTCGTCGAGGTACTTGTGGGCGATGGCATCGGCGCTGATCAGCCTCAGTGCGATCGCGTTCAGGAGTTCAACGTTCGCCGCCGGCCGCAATGCCAGGTGGACCTGCGCGTACTCGGCCAACTCAATGCTTCTGGGGTCAATGACGATCAGGGGCGTGCCCGAGCGCACGGCCTGCTTGATGCGTGCCCCGATCACAGGATGCGCCTCGGTAGGATTAGCCCCTACGACAACGATACAGTTAGCCCGTTCAATATCAGCATACGATGCGCTGGCTGCCCCAGCCCCGGTCGCCTGCCGCAGGCCTAACGCGGTAGAGGCATGACACACCCTTGCGCAGCAGTCGATGTTGTTCGTGCCAATCACGGCCCGCGCCATCTTCTGCATAAGGTATGCCGACTCGTTTGTCGACCTAGACGAGGCGATCAAGCCGATCGAGTCGGGGCCGGACCCGCGACGCAACTCGCCGATGCGTCGGGCCAACCACGCAATCGCATCACGCCAGCTCACCGCCTCCAGCCGGCCGTCGCGCCGCAGGAGAGGTGTTTTCAGACGATCCGGGTGATGCTGCCAGGCGTGCGCAAACCGCCCCTTGGCACACAAGTGCCCGGCGTTAACTGCGGCATCCTCGATGCCCGTGATGCCCGCGACACGCCCGCCCTGAGCAGTCACAGCCACGCGGCAGCCGACCCCGCAGTAGCCGCAGACCGTGTCGGTTTCGGAGCCACCGCTCGTCGGGCCCGGATGGTCGACATCGGTCAAGGCACCAGTCGGGCAGTGATCGACACAAGCCCCGCAGGCGACACATGGGCTCTCCGAGAAGCGGTCGCTGCCACCGACCAAGAGGTGGACGTCGCCGCCCCGCCCGCCGATGCCGAAGACGCTCTGCCCCTGAATATCGTCGCAGGCATTCACGCAAAGCCGGCAGGTGATGCATTTCGATCGGTCCAGCCGGAGATACGTGTGGCTGTCGTCGATAGCTTCCTCACCGGAGGCGTCGCCCTGTGCTGACTCGGGGATCTGGACCCGGTAGCGCTGCATCAGCGCCTGCAATCGCGACCCTTGGAATGCAAGAGTACTTGTGTCGCATGAAGGATCGAGTTCGCTCACGATGAGGCCAAGGACTTGGCGACGCAGCGCCTCGATCTCCTCGGTCTTCGTCTGGACCACCATCCCGGGCTTCGCCTGGGTGTGACAAGCGGCTACAGGGCGTGCGGCACCCTGGACCTGTACCAGGCATAGCCGACACCCGCCCTCCGGGGCGAGCTGATCGTCGTGGCACAGGGTCGGGATATCGACGCCTGCACAGCGCGCCAGGTCGAGAAGGGTCTTCCCTTCTGGGCAAGTGACGGTCTTGCCATCAACAGTAAGCTGCGCTCCAGCCATCAGCGCCTCATTTCTGCTCGCAAAGAATCTGGTCACCAAACAGTTCCAACAGATCCCGGAGCGGCCCGGGGGTCTCGTGCCCAAAGGGGCAGAGCGAAGCCGCGGCGACTACGCCGAGTGTCGCCTCAATCTCGTCACGCCGATACGCCCCGGCCTGCACCATCTCCATCAGTCGCTTAGACCCCGCCCTGCAGGGCACACACTTCCCGCAGGACTCGTCCGCCATGAACTGGATGAGGTTCTCGAACAGGGCACGGCAGTCGGTGTCTTCGAGGATTGCCACGACACCCCCATGGCCCAGCGAGATACTTCGGCGGCGCATCTCGTCATAGCAGATCGGTACATCCCAGCGATCGGGCGTCAGCAACGTCCCCATCGGTCCCCCCAACAGGACAGCCAGAACCTGTTTCGCCCCGGCCCCACTCCCGGCCTCTTCGATGACCTGGGCCAAGGGAGTCCCGAACTCCACCTCGACCATGCCCGGCCTGGAGAAACCACTATTCAGGCAGATCACTTTGTTGCCGCTGGACTCCTGAGTCCCCAAGGCCCGGTAGGCCTCGGCCCCGTGCTGGATGATCCACGGGATATTGACCAGCGTTTCCACGTTGTTCACGATGGTCGGCCGGCCCCACAGGCCAGACTCCGCGGGATATGGGGGGCGTAGCCGTACCTCGCCACGCTCGCCCTCGATCGCGTTGATCAACGCAGTTTCCTCGCCGCAGACATACCCACCTTGGCCCCGCATCACCGTGACGTTGAACTCCAAGTCATGGCCCAGGATCCCACGCCCGAGCAGCCGGGCCCGACGCGCCTCTTCCACCGCCTCGCACATAACTTCGTAGGCCCGGGGGTACTCCCACCGCACAAAAACCACGCCCTGCTCGGCCCCGACGGCATACCCACACAACGCCATCCCTTCCAGGATCGCGTGGGGGTCGTGCTCCATCAGGACACGGTCAACGTACGAGCCGGGGTCTCCTTCATCCCCGTTCGCGATGACATATCGAACATCGGATGGCGTCTTTGCGCACACCTTCCACTTCGCACCGGTGGGATAACCCGCCCCTCCACGGCCCCGCTCTCCTGATGCCTCGACCTCGGCAAGCACCTGTACCTGGCTTCGGTGCGAAACGGCATCTTCAAGCGCCTGATACACGCCCGCGGCACGCGCATCCGAAAGAGACTGCGCCGGCCCACCCGTCAGGCGCTGGGTGACAATCGGTTGGCGTGTCGTAGACCGAATCTCGGGCAGGGAGTCTCCGATCGGCCGCCTATCGAGCGTGACGATGTTGCCATCGGGCTGCATCGCCGCCGGAGAACGATCGCAGTAGCCCAGGCAGTACACGTTCTGACAGTTGCTGGATGACGTGTCCAGCGCACTAGCTCCGGCCAGACGGCAACTCATCCCGTTACAGACCAAAGTCGAGGCCGGGTCCACACGCAAGGCCGCATAGAAATCGCCGATCCCTCGCAGACGTGCCTCTGGTATCCCCAGACGGGGCGACAACTGCCGATACGCCCGGGCGTCCAAGCATCCTCCCGAGGCGACATGCTGGCCCAAGACAGGTAACGCCAGATTGCTGCCGTCAGCTCGAAGACAATTGCCGGAAGGTGGGCCCTTCATACCGTCACCTTGCGCTCGGCTTCAGCCTGCGCCACGGCCTCACGTACCGCCAACACACTGTCCGGGTTCACCGAGATCGAATCGATCCCCGCTTCGACAAGGAACCGGGCGAACTCGGGGTGGTCACTCGGGGCCTGACCGCACAAACCCACAGGGACGCCGTGTTCGTGCGCTGTGTCAATCAGCTGCCGAATAGACCGGCGGACGGCCGCATGTCGATCATCAAACAGGTACGTCAACTCCTCGGAGTCTCTGTCGATCCCCAGCGTCAGCTGTGTCAGGTCGTTAGACCCGATCGAGAAGCCATCGAACAGCTCTGCAAACTCATCGGCCAAGACAATGTTCGACGGGATTTCAGCCATCACATATACCTGGAACCCACCGTCGCCTCGCCGCAGCCCGTGGTGCTCCAACTCCTCCAGGACGCGTTGCCCTTCTTCCGGGGTCCGGCAGAACGGCACCATCGCGATGATGTTGTTCAGCCCCATACGTTTGCGTGCCATCAGGAGTGCACGACATTCGAGTGCGAACCCTTCCCGGTAACCCTCGCTGTAGTACCGGCTGGCTCCGCGCCAGCCCAACATCGGGTTAGATTCCGACGGCTCGAACTGCCGCCCGCCAATCAGGTTGGCGTACTCGTTAGTCTTAAAGTCACTAAGACGGACGATGACCGGCTGTGGATAGCGGGAGGCGGCGATCGACGCGATCCCCATCGCCAGCTTCTCGACGAAGTAGGACTCCCGTGATTCATAAGCTTCTGTTGCGCGGTCGATCAGGTAGCGTGCTTCCACCGATTCCACTTCGTCGTAGTGGATGAGAGCCATCGGGTGAACCCGGATCGTGTCGTTGATAATGAACTCCATCCGTGCCAGACCGATCCCGTCCACGGGCAGGTTCCACCAGCGGAATGCGGCCTCGGGGCTGGCGATGTTCAGCATCACCTTGGTCTGTGTCGCTGGCGCGTCGCTCCAATCCTGTTCCTCCACGGAATGGGCCACGCTCCCCCGATACACATAGCCGGCATCTCCCTGTGTACAGTCGATCGTCACCTCCGCCCCGTCGGGGACCTGCCGTGTTGCACTCCCCGCGCCGACGACGGCGGGCAGCCCCAGTTCTCGGCACACGATCGCCGCGTGGCTCGTCCGCCCGCCTCGATCGGTCACGATGCCTGCGGCACGACGCATCAACGGCACCCAGTCCGGATCGGTCTGGTCAGTGACCAGAATGTCGCCCGGCTTGAAGAGGTCCGACTGAGAGACCGAATGGATCAGGGTTACAGGCCCCACCGCAACCGCAGTACCGATCGCCTGCCCGGTGACCAGTGGACGGCTCTTCTCCTGCATCCGGTAGACCTTCATCGAGGTGCCGCGGCGCTGCGACTGGACCGTCTCCGGACGGGCCTGCACGATGTAGAATTCGCCTGTGAGCCCGTCCTTCGCCCACTCGATATCCATCGGGCGTCCATACTCCACCTCAATGAGGCACGCCTGCCGCGCCAGGGTGATGACCTCATGCTCTTCGAGACACCACTGGCCGCGTTGCTTCTCGTCATTGTCGATCGCCTGTGTCCCGCCATCGCTGCCATAGACCAGCCGTTGCGTCTTGCTGCCAAGCGTTCGGCTGATGACCGGATGAAACGTATGGTCATCCAGCATGGGCTTGAACAGCCGCCACTGGTCGCCCGTCACAGACCCCTTGACCAACGATTCGCCAAGCCCCCACGTCCCTTCGATCAGCACGGCGTCTGGGAAACCCGTCTCACAGTCGAGCGTGAACATCACGCCGGCACAAGCCAGGTCGCTCCGAACCATCAGTTGAACGCCAGCAGATAAAGCGACATCCATGTCTCGAAATCCATGGCGGTGACGATAAGCAATCGCACGGTCCGTAAAGAGCGAAACAAAACAGTCCTGAATCGCGCGCAAAACCGCGGGCAACCCCACGACATTGAGGAAGGATTCCTGCTGCCCCGCGAAGCTTGCCTCCGGCAGATCTTCGGCTGTCGCGCTGCTCCGGACGGCCACACCGGGGGCCTCGGCTTGGGCCTCCGAGGACAACTTTGTATACGCACGGCCAATCGCCTCCGCGAAATCCGGAGGCAGTATGGCGCCCCGAAGCATGCCCCGGATCGCCTCGCCGACCTGGCTCAGGTTCCCCAGGTCCTCGTCGAGCTGGTCTAGTTGGGCGTGCATTCCATCTGGGAGATCATTCGCTTCCAGGAAGGCCCGATAGGCCGATGCCGTGGTTGCGAATCCATGGGGAACCTGGATGCCCAGCGGCCGCATCCTACCGTACATCTGGCCCAGCGAGGCGTTTTTCCCGCCGACAGCCGCGATCTCACCCAGACTGATCTCGTCAAACCACCTTAGATACGGGTCTGCCTTAGTGTTCATCTCGGGCCCCTGTCAGGATGCGTAGTGTCCACCGAATACTCGCAGGATCCCTGACCGACGCCATCGGGAGAAACCTGATTCCGGATCCTGCAGGCCCATGCAGCGCCAAGTTTGAAACCCAATCCCGAAATCCTGATGGGCTTGGGTATAATCCAAGGCCCTCTCGCCGTGCCTTGTGGATATAAACCGACGATGACCCCCGACCAGGCCATCCCGCAGAGTTCTGCTCAGCTAGCGCAAGGCGTTGCCGCCCCGCTCTGGACCCGTGAGCTTGCGTCAGGCCGGTTCCTTTTCTTTAACGATGCGTACCGGTCGCTCTGGCAACACCCCCCCGAATCATGGGCCGGTGGATATACCGACTGGCTTGCAACGATCCACGCACACGACCGAGACCTTGTCCTTGAAACCTATCAACGCGTGGCGGAGTTGGGCAACTACGAACTGGAGTACCACATCCTTCTCCCCGACGAATCGATCCGTGTCGTCAAGGAGTGCGGGGGCTTGCTGGATGGCAATAAAAGCATGATTGCAGGGGCAACACTTGGCGTCTCTCGCCCTGAATCTGCTAGCTGTCACCAGTGGGATCAGAAGCCGTTTTTTCTGGCGATGATGGAAGCCGTGGCGGATGCGGTCGTCGTGATCAATCACAGCGGTAGAATCATCCAAACCAATAAAGGAGCCTTGGACGTATTCGGATACTCCGAAGACGAACTGCTCGGGCACAACGTCAAGCTGCTCATGCCCGAGCCGGACCAGAGCCGGCACGACCAGTACATCAAGCGGTACCTCCACACGGGCAAGGCCAAGATCATCGGCACCGGGCGTACCACCTACGCGGTACGGAAGGACGGGGAGGTGTTCCCCATCGAGTTGTCGATCGCGGAGATCGATCACCTCCAGTGCTTTGTCGGCGTCATCCACGATATCTCGAAACGCCGAGCGTTAGAAAAACGGCAAGCAGACGCGAAACATCAGGAAAGACAAGCCATCGCACAGGAAATCCATGATGGCTTGGGTGGTCAGCTGACCGGTGTGGAGCTGCTGACGAAAGCGCTCGCGAAGCGTCTGGCATCGAAAGACTCTTCTGCAACGCACGAACTGAAAGTGATCTCGACCCATCTCCAGGAAGCGCACCGCCAGCTCCGACAGATCTCCCGGGGGATCATGCCCGTTGAGGGGTCGCCACAAGGGCTAGAGGGCGCTCTCCAGAAGTTTGCCCAAAACTCATCAAGAATTTCTCCGGCCTCAGTGGTGTTGCGCTGCGACCCACAGTTGCCGATCACCGATTCAACGATGGCGAACACGCTGTTCCGGATCGCCCAGGAGGCGACGACGAATGCCATCAAGCATGCTTCAGCTAAGCACATCTTGATCCAGCTCTGTAGCGGCCCCGACACCCTGACGCTTGTGGTCGAAGACGACGGCGTCGGGATTCAGGAAAAACCCGATGGACATGACGGCCTGGGCCTGCACACTATGAAGCAGCGGGCAGGCCTGATCGGAGCGAATCTGATCCTCGGCAGGCGTGAGGGGGGAGGCACTACCGTGAAGTGCCTCGTCTATCTACCGAGCAATGATGATGGAACCCAAAGAGAGAGCAGAAAAAACGGATAAACGACGCGTCCTGCTGGTCGAAGACCATCCAATCGTCCGGCAGGGGCTGCGGCAAATCATCGAGCTGGAAGACGACCTCGAAGTCTGCGGCGAGGAAGCAACGACCCATGACGCAATCCGTGCAATCGAAGCGCTCCATCCCGACCTCGTGCTTTTAGATCTGGCCCTACGGGGGAGCAGTGGGACCGATGTGTTGAAGTACATCCAGGAGCACTGGATCAGTGTCCGCACCGTCGTCATCTCAAGCAACCCGCCTGAGATTTGGGCAGAAGAAGTCATCCGGCATGGAGCGCTCGGATATATCAGCAAGGACGAGGCGGTAGATCATGTGATCCACGCGATACGTTCGGCTCTCTCAGGCAACATCTATACGCCAGACCAGAAGCCGGCAGATTCCGGGCACTGGTTCGGATAACCGACCTCGCCGCATCCAAGGGAACGCGACAGCATGGCACGCGCACGCGCAAGAAAGCCAGGACAGTCCGACGCACCGCCAGAGTTGCGGGTCTTTCTGGTAGATGACCACCCCGTCATCTGCTTGGGGATCACCCAGCTGCTGAACGAACAGCCGGGCATGCGCGTCTGTGGCCAGGCCAATGACACCGCGACCGCACGGAGAGAGATACTCAAGCAAAAACCTGATGTCGCCGTCATCGACATCGCGCTGGGTGAAGGCAACGGCCTAGAACTCCTGAAGGAACTCCAGGCACAGGGCTCAAAGACCGCCGTGCTCATCGTCTCGTCTTTCGACGAGACGGTCTACGCCCAGCGCTGCCTCGCGGCGGGTGCTTCGGGCTATCTCAACAAGGCCAACGCGCCCGACCAGATCGTCGATGCGATCACCCAGGTCGCAGCTGGCGGCATAGCTCTCAGCCAAGCGATGGCTCAGCGCGCCCTAAAACAATCCGCCCGCGGGCAGCGCAAGACCACCAACAATATCTCGCCGATCGATTCGCTCACAGACCGCGAGTTGCAGGTGCTTGAACTTCTGGGCAATGGCCATACATCGCAAGAGATCGCTGACAAGCTGTTTGTGAGCCCCAAGACCGTCGAGACACACAGAACCCACCTCAAAGAGAAACTCGGGGTTGCCAGTGTCCCGGAACTGGTCAGCTATGCGGCCAAGTGGGTCGTCCATCAGGCCTAGATCCCGTGAGTTGGTAGCACAAGGACATATGATGCAGGCGGCAGAAAACAACACGCCGACCCTCACCGCCGATGCGATCGCCGATCAGATTCTGAAGGCACGCATACTTCGCAAAACGAGTACGGGGCTGGAATCCCCCGACGAGATGTACCGGCGAGTAGCACACCATGTCGCGGGTGCCGAAAACAACTACGCATCCGCTTCCGAGGCAGAGTGTGTGGAAGAACGGTTCCTGCACCTGATGAGTACAAACGCGTTTCTGCCCAACTCCCCCACCCTCCGTAACGCCGGGACGGAGGAAGGTGCTCTAGGGGCCTGTTATGTGCTCCCGGTCGGCAGCCAGCCCCACCAACTCGACGACACGATCGCATTGGCAAAAGACATTTACCACGCCGGGGCGGGCACCGGGTTCTCGTTCTCGGGAATCAGAGATCCGCAAGGCCAAGGCCCATATGACGCAGTCGGCGCGGTTGCACAGAAGATTGATGATGCCGCGAAAGAGGAAGACCAGGCATCGCCACGGCCGGTTGCAAACATGGGCACGCTCCGCATCGACCACCCCGAGATCAGGTCATTCATCGCCATCAAGCAGAAGGCCGGTGCCTTGTCTCATTTTAACTTATCCGTGGGCGTCACCGATGCGTTTATGAGCGCCGCGTTGGCAGGCAGAAAGATCCCGCTTCGCTATGACGACAGCGATGCGACCGTCGGTGAGGTCTCGGCACACCGGCTCCTGGACGAGATTGCTCAGACCGCCTGGCTTACGGGCGAGCCCGGCATGCTTTTTCTCGACGCGATTCAACGCGCCAATCCACTGCCGGGCCTGGGGGACATCGTAGCGACCAACCCCTGTGGAGAGGTCCCCCTTTACCCCTTCGAGGCCTGCAATCTCGGCTCGATCAACCTGGCCGCGTGCCTGCAAGACGCCGGACAAGGTCAATATATTATCGATTGGAACCGCCTCGCGGAGATCACCGCGGACAGTGTCCGGTTCCTGGATGATGTGATCGATGTGACGCGGTGGGTTGATCCCCGTGTGGAAGAGGTCGCTCTACGTGGGCGGAAGATCGGCCTCGGGGTGATGGGGTTCGCGGATATGCTGCTCCGGCTGCGTGTCCCCTACAGCTCACGAATGGCGACGACGATCGCCGACGAGGTGATGAGTTTCATCCGTGAACACGCACGTGCCGAATCGATGAAACTCGCCAGCGAGCGAGGCGTGTTCCCGGCCTGGGGGATGAGTGTGTTCGCAGCCGACAACACCCCCATGCGGCATGCGGCATGCACCGCGATTGCTCCCACCGGAACCATCAGCAGAATCGCCGGTGTTTCTCCGGGGATCGAGCCGATCGGCTCGATGGCCAGCGCATACCCACATTTCCTGGGGCATGGCCCCATCACAACAGTCAACCCGACGCTGATACGTCTGTCACAGGATTTACATTTCGATCTTGATGCAACGCTGCACTACTACGCCGAGAACCATTCGCTCAGGCAGGCCCCATCGTTGTCTGAAGAACTCCAACACCTGCTCATGACTGCGACCGAGATTACACCCGAGCAGCACATCGGTATCCAATGCGCCTTCCAGAAGCACACGGACAGTGCCGTATCGAAGACAATCGCACTGAACCCGAAAACATGCGCAAGGCAGGTAGAAGCAGCCTTCCAACTGGCCTGGCGGGTCGGCCTCAAGGGCATCACGCTCTACCGAATGGGAAGCCGACCTGAC
The sequence above is a segment of the Phycisphaeraceae bacterium D3-23 genome. Coding sequences within it:
- the ppsA gene encoding phosphoenolpyruvate synthase, translated to MNTKADPYLRWFDEISLGEIAAVGGKNASLGQMYGRMRPLGIQVPHGFATTASAYRAFLEANDLPDGMHAQLDQLDEDLGNLSQVGEAIRGMLRGAILPPDFAEAIGRAYTKLSSEAQAEAPGVAVRSSATAEDLPEASFAGQQESFLNVVGLPAVLRAIQDCFVSLFTDRAIAYRHRHGFRDMDVALSAGVQLMVRSDLACAGVMFTLDCETGFPDAVLIEGTWGLGESLVKGSVTGDQWRLFKPMLDDHTFHPVISRTLGSKTQRLVYGSDGGTQAIDNDEKQRGQWCLEEHEVITLARQACLIEVEYGRPMDIEWAKDGLTGEFYIVQARPETVQSQRRGTSMKVYRMQEKSRPLVTGQAIGTAVAVGPVTLIHSVSQSDLFKPGDILVTDQTDPDWVPLMRRAAGIVTDRGGRTSHAAIVCRELGLPAVVGAGSATRQVPDGAEVTIDCTQGDAGYVYRGSVAHSVEEQDWSDAPATQTKVMLNIASPEAAFRWWNLPVDGIGLARMEFIINDTIRVHPMALIHYDEVESVEARYLIDRATEAYESRESYFVEKLAMGIASIAASRYPQPVIVRLSDFKTNEYANLIGGRQFEPSESNPMLGWRGASRYYSEGYREGFALECRALLMARKRMGLNNIIAMVPFCRTPEEGQRVLEELEHHGLRRGDGGFQVYVMAEIPSNIVLADEFAELFDGFSIGSNDLTQLTLGIDRDSEELTYLFDDRHAAVRRSIRQLIDTAHEHGVPVGLCGQAPSDHPEFARFLVEAGIDSISVNPDSVLAVREAVAQAEAERKVTV
- a CDS encoding PAS domain S-box protein; protein product: MTPDQAIPQSSAQLAQGVAAPLWTRELASGRFLFFNDAYRSLWQHPPESWAGGYTDWLATIHAHDRDLVLETYQRVAELGNYELEYHILLPDESIRVVKECGGLLDGNKSMIAGATLGVSRPESASCHQWDQKPFFLAMMEAVADAVVVINHSGRIIQTNKGALDVFGYSEDELLGHNVKLLMPEPDQSRHDQYIKRYLHTGKAKIIGTGRTTYAVRKDGEVFPIELSIAEIDHLQCFVGVIHDISKRRALEKRQADAKHQERQAIAQEIHDGLGGQLTGVELLTKALAKRLASKDSSATHELKVISTHLQEAHRQLRQISRGIMPVEGSPQGLEGALQKFAQNSSRISPASVVLRCDPQLPITDSTMANTLFRIAQEATTNAIKHASAKHILIQLCSGPDTLTLVVEDDGVGIQEKPDGHDGLGLHTMKQRAGLIGANLILGRREGGGTTVKCLVYLPSNDDGTQRESRKNG
- a CDS encoding response regulator transcription factor, giving the protein MMMEPKERAEKTDKRRVLLVEDHPIVRQGLRQIIELEDDLEVCGEEATTHDAIRAIEALHPDLVLLDLALRGSSGTDVLKYIQEHWISVRTVVISSNPPEIWAEEVIRHGALGYISKDEAVDHVIHAIRSALSGNIYTPDQKPADSGHWFG
- a CDS encoding response regulator transcription factor produces the protein MARARARKPGQSDAPPELRVFLVDDHPVICLGITQLLNEQPGMRVCGQANDTATARREILKQKPDVAVIDIALGEGNGLELLKELQAQGSKTAVLIVSSFDETVYAQRCLAAGASGYLNKANAPDQIVDAITQVAAGGIALSQAMAQRALKQSARGQRKTTNNISPIDSLTDRELQVLELLGNGHTSQEIADKLFVSPKTVETHRTHLKEKLGVASVPELVSYAAKWVVHQA
- a CDS encoding adenosylcobalamin-dependent ribonucleoside-diphosphate reductase, with product MMQAAENNTPTLTADAIADQILKARILRKTSTGLESPDEMYRRVAHHVAGAENNYASASEAECVEERFLHLMSTNAFLPNSPTLRNAGTEEGALGACYVLPVGSQPHQLDDTIALAKDIYHAGAGTGFSFSGIRDPQGQGPYDAVGAVAQKIDDAAKEEDQASPRPVANMGTLRIDHPEIRSFIAIKQKAGALSHFNLSVGVTDAFMSAALAGRKIPLRYDDSDATVGEVSAHRLLDEIAQTAWLTGEPGMLFLDAIQRANPLPGLGDIVATNPCGEVPLYPFEACNLGSINLAACLQDAGQGQYIIDWNRLAEITADSVRFLDDVIDVTRWVDPRVEEVALRGRKIGLGVMGFADMLLRLRVPYSSRMATTIADEVMSFIREHARAESMKLASERGVFPAWGMSVFAADNTPMRHAACTAIAPTGTISRIAGVSPGIEPIGSMASAYPHFLGHGPITTVNPTLIRLSQDLHFDLDATLHYYAENHSLRQAPSLSEELQHLLMTATEITPEQHIGIQCAFQKHTDSAVSKTIALNPKTCARQVEAAFQLAWRVGLKGITLYRMGSRPDQPIIAA